The genomic interval tttaaaagagttACTTAGCAGGCTCAGACGCCACAGTTGGATGCTACGTGAAGACCTGTAGTGCCCCTGTTACCTACTCGGTGGGTGTAGCGACAGCCTCAAGCGTGATGCTCTTTGGCACTTTTCCCCAAAGAGTATGGAACAATGAATTTGATAGTAATACAGTGATGTAACATCAGTACATTAATATTTGCTTTGGCTGCATGTTGTGGCTGccctgcaaaaaataaaatttcaaaaactTAAAATGGCTTTAGAAGCACTGCAGCAACTACGGGAATTCTGCTACGTTCAGATAGATGGGGTTGTGTAAACTTTAATTACTGGTTGAGAAGCTGAACCACACTGATAAATAAAATACGTCAGCAGCCTTACCCAACTTCTTGCAGTTCGTCCTGTATACATTAATGAATCAGAAGGGTGAGACCAACCACACAAACCAGAAGCATCTGAAATGTATGTTCTTGAAAATAACTTTGCCTTCATCTGGtgttaaatgaattttaaatttggaATTTTCCCTTGCCTGCCAAGTCTGTAAGGATTAGTTATTTCATGATCTTCTGAAATGCCTGGTGCATTACTATATTTGAGATATTTGCTGGCTTTTAAATGGAATTaggttttgtaaatattttgtcaaCCCCATTTCAGTGGGTGTCCAGTTTATATAAAACCTGAAGAAATGCTGTGTCAAAAAAACTTGTGTTTAGACATGGTTTATCCTATAGCATCTCAAGCGCTAAATAACAGCAACTACAATTTGAGAGAGCAGGGAGTGATCGCTTAAGGTTGTTTTTCAAGTTAACATTGTACGTGCTTTCCTACTTTTAACATGGAAATAGAATTTCctccaaatacattttccagCATAAAGGATGAAATAATTTGTGGTGCCAAACACTTCGAACTATGTTGCTAAGCGTTGCCTCCTCTTATTGCActagttttaaaattcagtttttgaTCATTTACTGTCCTTTTGATGGCCTTTTCAACAGATTTTCCCCAAACCGTTTTCTACTGCTTAAAAATGCTCGTGTCCCTTTGATTACATCATTGAAACCTCAAAGAAATTTACCACAGACCGTGGGTGAAAGAAGCACTATGTGGGGTAAAGTAATAAATCAGAATGATAACTGGACTTTGATATATTGCAGAAATATAAGATTACTATATGATTGAGATGTGATTGTGTATTCTTATGGAGTGATAGACTGGAATATTCTTTTATAAGAAATTTTAGTCCACGTAGCATTAAATTCTGCAATTAAATCTATGTCTATAATTGATATATAATGTAAATTATAAcccaaaaattaaattttacagtTGAAGAGCACACAGTGAACTATGTAAAAATATGATCTTCACTTTGtgaatcatttttttaaaaagcactttccTATTACCAACTAGCATGTGAATGAATTTTAGATTCTCTCATTTGTTATGATCTGTAGAAGTGAAATTTCTTTAATCTGTCTGTTAATGGTAAATTCATCATACAAATGCTGAAACAAAGCACCTTATACTATGCTGCTTAAACTTGCTTGTAATTGCACCTTTTGTTAtctgcagatttttcttaatGAGTATTCTTGTGTGATATCATTGTTCCCTGTGGGTCTGGGTGAATGATTAACCAACCTACAGCATCATTTACTTATATAGTTTCTATTTCAATATGACATTGTATTGTGAGTTCAGTGCTTCAGAAATAAACGCTACTTCCATTTGTCTGCTTTGGTTGTGtatcatttatttctcttctacGAAATTTAAATCAAGACCTTCATAAAACTCCAAGAATCTGAAAATTAAGAGAGTATTTTTGCTAGAAGCCTGACTAATTCTTCCCCTACTGAAGCAGTCCCATTTCAAATTTAACTATTTAAGTAATTTTGGCTTcacaataaattatattttaaattaagccATCCTTTAACCTTGGGCATGTATTTATGTATAGCAACTAACCTTGTTGCTCtaattatttaacttttagaGGAGCAGTagcaaagaaataatgaaacatCACCACCTTTCCTGTAGTTGTGGAAGTTGCACATCTTGCGCTATTTTTGTACTATGTAAACAAAGTTTATATTTCTGTAGGAATTGTAGCTTTACATTAactaaaacaatttatttatcGTTAAACAGACAACAACCCTTAAATCAAACTGACAAAAAGTCACActttaacaagaaaatacacttcaaaaaaatcacagaaggtGTTTGAACCTTTGACAGTAGGTTAACGTGTACGTAACTGATAAAAGGGCTCCAGCTTTGAAGACTTTATTGCATTTTATACTATAAAACCTGAGATCATTCCATTTAAAGGAACTGTAAAATTCTAGTCATAAACATAAGGTTTAACTGAAAACTTCTTTTATATAAGTAGTGGTCTTTTCTTAAACCCGTACTTTCAAGTTAAATTCTCTGAACTGGCAGGTGGTTACTGCCTACTGGAACCCAGTGTGGAAGTGCACAGTGTCCCACGCTCTGCTACAATATTCATCACAATATTGGTGGATGTTGGACTTGTTTCCATGGGTTGTAGCTCTGGAGATGTTTCCTTGTATTATCTGTAAGGACACAGTCACGGAACATCAGAGTACACACTTCTGTCGTGCAGCACTTATTTGCAGTCTTTTCGGTCAGCAGCTCATTAACAGATTACAATTACTGTGCCTAGCTTATCAGCTGgctctgtgttttcattgtTAAATGGCATAAAGCAGAATTTCCAGCTGACAAATGGATCTGTAGACCACATCTCCTCTGTCAATTCAACATCGTGACATCGACACCAGTACGCTGCTGCGATGAGAAAGCTGTTGATGAAGTACAGCCAGGGGACGTTCATCTCCATGTAGGCCGGAATCCGAGCACCGAGAAACAAAATGATAATTTGAAGAAGAACGAAAGGTGCCCAAGTACcaagaaaacagatgaggagTCTGGTCAGGAGCTGCCACTTAAAACAAGTGCCGTTGTTGTTAGACGCGTAGGAGAACATCAAAACAGGCTGACTGGCAAAGGAAACTACCCTGACAGACAGCAGCATGGTTATAACTTCCTTCCGACAAGCCAGGAGAGCCGTGCCTATGAGCAGCACCATGGCACATGAGACTGAGTAGCTCTGCATGCTGGCATAGAGAGGACACTGGTAAGGAGAAAAACGGTTCTGAATTTCTAGTTCTTCATAGACAGCGGGAACtttcagaatacaaaaaaaccctgaaatccATATAACAACCACAGCAAATACATAAAGTAATCTTTGACCTCTTTTAGGAAATTGAGAGGTTTGGGCTACAGTCATGTAATAATCCAGACCAGCCACAAGATATACCGGGTAATGCAAAATACCGTAGGTAAGCGAAACTATCTGAGTGAACAGGCAAATGTGGTACTTTGTAAATCGCACACCCCAGAGTGCAAAGtcctcaaaacagaaaatgaaggataTACTCATCAGCAGTGTGAAATCGAGAAGTGCGAGTGAAACACAAAAGTATCCCATAAAACtatctttcacatttttttgcttAACTTGCAACATGAAGAAATCAAGGAAAACTTTTCCAAGCATAATCAGGAGCAACATGCAGCTGATTTCAAGAGGTTGGTTGACCTGGGTGTAGTGGTACTGGCCAGAACAATTTTCACAGAGTATGGCAGCCATCCTCCAATGGTGAGAACCAGCAAAGTAAGTATCACAGGGCACGGTGCTTCatatctgaaaagcaaaaaaaagtttgtaaaaatttatttctgggCACCTCTACGAATTAGTTAATTCTCCATCATAGCAACTACCAAATTTACATCTGAATTTTCCAGGCTCCTTAATTAAGAGTAAATAGCTTCACTAACACATCATTAAACTGTCAAGAAGTGCCTAAATTTTATGTTCTTCAAATTACATTCTCGAGAGTTAAAAGGTCAACATAGACCTAAGTTACTTTTCTAGCTACTGTCCTAAGGAAAGGTTTAGGAAATAAGGTTGACTGtgttcctttcctttaaaaagcgTGGGGGTCTTTTTGTCCAGCTGGGCAGAGGGATGGATGTTTCAGAGCTCCtacatattttgaagaaattagACAACCACATAGGATGGAAATCATACAAGACACAGGAGATGTTACAGTATGGCCTCACAGTTCATTATGCTCATAGAATCTATATGGAATTGAGACTGCATAAATatcctgaaagcagaaaaagcatcaACCCAACTCATCCTTTTTTGGTGCTAAAATCCTGGAACTCTGAGgcaatccaaaacacacacacttcaTTAGTTGACTGGGCTTTTTCGTTCATCCTTTAGCAATGTAAGTACTACAATGATAGACACCTCAGAACAGCTGTTTTTGCCCTTGGACTTCCATAAGCTTCCCTATGATAACTCTTTTCCATGTGTTAATTCCTAAGGAAAATGAACACAGGATTGCTTTGTGTATGTCAGCAAGACATATTAGAGAAGGCTGTAcatgctttcttctctctttcctaaaGAAGCAGGATGGCGTCGGCATTCTCAGcgacagcagagaaaagctgagaaGCTAAGGCAGCTGTAAAAAGGAATTGCCTCTTAGGATCTCTGTTAACAGTGAGTCACTTGTATTTAAATAGATACCTACATTTTATTACCAGCTTGCCAGAGTTAGTGAACACCCGAGTTGGTGTCTCCTGAAAAGCAGGACAAGAACTAGAAGTACGTGGCAGTACAACTTGAGATGTATCCACTGAACTCAGTTACAAGCCTACCTGAGCTTGCCGCTTCACTCTTCATCTGCACAAGCACATTTCATCCTCTAAAATCTAATACATTTTACAGTACAACTTAGCCTTCCGTGTGTATTTTGTCTTCGTTTACTGGATGCTGCGCTTGCGTACGCAGAAAGGAGGAAACCTGCACGCAGAACAGGGTCATACTACGTAAGCGCTCACTCAAATCCATTTGTATTACTATAATGCAAAATCACCTGTACACAGGTTAGGCCTTTCGTCTGCTGTGCAAAGacctgggcagagcagcagcggCGTTGTTAATGCCGCTGCTGGAACAGCGCTCATCCCGCGGGCACGGAGAGGACTTGGGTCTGCGGTCCTGGCGCACACGCTTCCCCCGACACCCTTCTGCCAGCAGCCGAGGGCTGTCAGCGCCTCCACGTCCCTCGTCCCCGAGGCGTTCCCCGCTGGGCTCCACGGGCAGCCCTCGGCCCTCCCCACCTCCGGCGggtttctgctcttctctgcagggccccggccccccgccggGCTGAGGGAAGCGGCGGCCGGGGGGGTGGGAGCAGCTCTGAGGGGACGCCCGGGCTGGGAGCGGCTCCCGCGGCAGGTTCCCGGCCGGGCCGGCCCCTCCTCGCCCAGGAACCCACCTGCTGCGGCCGCCACCCTTCCGCGCTCCTCCTCGGCGTGTGGTGCGGGGACCTTCCCCGGCCTCCCGCGCCGCGGCCACCTCAGGCGGCCGCCATCTCCGCCCCTCCCCATCGTACGGGGACCCGGGCGGggtggggcagggaagggctcGCCTCGCCGCGCGGGTCGGGTGGGGCCGGGTctgccctccccgccccgccccgcgccgagcggagccgagccgagccgagccgagccggtCCGACCGCTTGGCGCCCGCCCGTTTCCCGCCGACCCCGGGGCGCCTCAGCGCCCagccgcggccgggccgggcccttCCTCacggcgggcgggcgggcggggagcggggcacGACGGTGAGGGGCTCATGTTGAGGGAAACATAACCGCCTTGAGCAAGAGGGTTAAATACGCTGTGTTTAATCCCTCCCTCCGCACACGCCCGCTCTGAGGGAAGCGAAACGGCTCCGGGCGCGGGAGGTGAACGCCCGTCGGTATCTGAGCAGCgagggcagagcagagcggCCCTCCTGGGGCCGCTGAAATCATTATATACGTGGCGGATAaacatcttctgttttaaatgtgtGACGTGTGTGGAAAAAAGGCAGCGGGGCGATGGCGGGGCGCTGAGGGCGCTTCGGCGGGCGTTGGTGAGAGCCCGGGCCCTCGGGGCAGGGGGGCCGTTGCCCTCAGGACTTGATCGCAGTGGCGTGGGTGTGTGGCAGCGACCACAAGAGACTTCGTTGACGAAGCCTTGTGTTCAGACGCGCTGTGTTTCCCCACCCACGTTGGCTTTGGGACTCAGCCCTGTTGGTGAATTGTCACCGGTGTCACCCACGCAGCGTGAGTCGCGACGAGCGGGGATGCTGATCGCCCTTCCAGAGGTGTCCCTGAAAGTACCCAGCAGACTTCGGAAGAACTAATTTCTGATTCTTTTCCGCAGATGGAAGGACTCTTGGTGCGTTTCGGGTGGGTGTTTGCCgtccctgcagcctggcagcgGATCTCCTGTCCCCGTCCACGGAGCCCTCTGTGGGGAAGCGCGTGGGTTGCCTTGGGGCATGGTCACGCGTGAAATGCCCTGGGTTTGTGGGCTTCCACATGCATGTTGCCCTTCCCGTACTGAACGCGGTACGCCTCTACATGACAAATCGCCTTTTTTCAGCATGTCTCTACTTTTATTACTGATTAAGCCATCAAATAAATCTGAATATTGCAGAAGTCAGCCAATGGTGTATTTGCAACACAGTTCAAATTTTTAACATCATGTAATGGTTTTATAGAacacttctggttttgaaatacAACACAAAATTGTACAAACCCCTCAATACTGtatatttattcatttccaCAGGGGAACGTAATATTTAACTGGCAACTGCATTCTGGTAATTGTATAGTTAAAGGGCTATACAGTAAATATTAAGGAACATTTTACTGTGAATGTTGTCTTggcaaaaagattttttacaAATGGCTCTTTCAATTCTGTCTTCCTCAGAGTTTCTTAACAATTAAGAAAAGTTTAGGAGAGAGGTTAGGGAATACCcattatttgttttaagataATGATGAATTAAACTAGACAATTCTGAAAGTATATATAAAACCTTCTAAATGGGTTGGCTTTTTAGCTTGGCCATCCTGTAGCAATCTACttaatagaatttaaaaattcacaatAACAGCTTTTTGCCTCTTCCAGATCAAAGTACTAATATAGTTTTccatttgttgttttaattccCATCTACCAACACGTGTAGGATAAGAGCACATCCCACCGCAGGAATGGCTTGCTGAGGGACCTGAGCTGTGCTTCTCAAGTTAAGTGGCAGTGGTTTCCCGATCGCTGCATGTACACAATACAGCTGTAACACTatgacatctttattttttccctttatgtttTTGGTAATTCAGGGCTAAATCTAATGAGAGGCTTGGAAGTCTGTGAGTTCGATGCTGCAGCACCTGCCCTGTGCCGAACAGTCCAGAGCCCAGTACTGCCACTCCTCTGCCTCTACGGGATGCTCGTCCAAACTAGTTTATTGAGCAGGAGTTGCTAGTGTGAGTCTCTAGATGATCTGGGAAAAGGTAGCGTCTAACATCCTGCCTTTCTCAAAAATTAGGTACTGGCAGGAAAAAATGACATCTTTTAGATGCTTCCTGGAGATTGGACCACCTGAGAAATGTAGGCAGAACACCTGATTTCTGGGACCTAATGAGGGGAGCTAAACCTTTGGGAGCTTTTTGGATTTGTTGTATGTTACTCAATTTGACCTGTCTTTTTGTTGGGTCTGAACTTCTGTTGTTGATTATAGACCAGCTACGTTTTTAGCATGTCTAGTGTCCTTTGGGAggcaaacattttttattgtctttctcGCAGGGTAGATTGCAAATCCATGTCTGATCTATCTGTGTGTGATCTGTGTGTACAAAAGTATCAAGTGGCTGGTAGGACCTCTTCTGAAAGCAACTAACTCTCTGGAATTAAATTCAGATGTAAgtagagctttttttcttcttcttcttccacaATTCATCTCAAGGATTAaataacttcaggaaaaaaaaagttttgggttttttttgtggaaaaacaaGATGATTGGTattatattctgaaaaaaatgtgagagtTTAAAGTAATCTCAAGCAGCATTCACACTGGCAATATTTACTTATCCAAACAGTACTTACTAGGACTGTTGCACAAATTGCAAtataataagaaaatgtttacacCTGAGATGGGTTTTGTACATTCTGAGCATGGTGGAAATGAGCAACCAGGAGAGGAAGGGTGCggtttaaagattttttttctgctgttaaaaatcCTAATGAGCATGTCACCTCCAGAGTATGCGGCACAGTATGTCAGCTCTGTGCTCAGTGAGACCTCCGAGTGGGCTCCTCAGCATGGCCCGCAAGGAGCACTGTGCTGCCCAAGTTACATCCTGAGTTAATGTTGGGACTACTACTTGGCTTCCCGTTCCCTCCACCAAGGCCCTCTGTGGTTCTTGTTTGGAAGTTTGCTTATTACTCACTGATTACTCTCAAGTGATTGTTTTCTGCTCCTGAATGCTACATCTCatcttcttgtttttcagagaaatgataATGCAAGATGGGATGCCCTCGATATCAAATGCATTGCTTAGCGTTGGCAGGTCCTTCTCGCTGTGTTAGGAGCTGCTTACACTCACTATTGAATAAGGGCAGGCTCTTCTTTAGCATCGGCTCAGtttgcagctttgcaggaaaacTTGCAGGTGCTTGACAAATACCATACTCTGTAAATAATGGCTTAAGCCCATCCTGCTTGATGAAAGAGGCTGCATTTATATTCATGTGCAGCAATAGAAAggtttaagaaattaatttgtatttgcatGCAGGCAGCTGTGTATGAAAGTAAGACAGGAGACTGCCTCCTCCAGGAGAAGGGTGCGTGAAATGATACAGCAAATCTCTTGCAAAAGCTGTTTGTGTATTCTTCAGATGATCGTGTTGTGGTTCTACGTCCCCTGGAGTCGCAAGATATTTGCATAgatgctttcttccttcttcaagACTGTTTCCTGCTGCTGGTTGCTCATATTTTGGCTTCTGTTGTTGAACTTAACTGTAAGGGTAGGATTTTAGGACAAAGgggaaaggaacaagaaaaaaaccctctaattTCAAATCTAACTTGatcagtttctgaaagaaacagtgACTGAACAAAGTGTCCTCAGAGAACAAGGATTGGTCTCTGCCCTCAGCACTGCAGCCCCATGGTTCACTGTGGCTTCTGAAGTCACTTAGAAAGACCAGTGGGGAATAGTAGAGTTTCTGTATGTTGCTTCTGCTTCATCCTCAGTGCTGCCTGATTTAGGGCCAGGAGATTTCCTTCAGACAGGGGTAGGTGTAGATAATGAATACAACTTCTTCACCATTATGTGAAGGAGTATACTCCTACATAGTTAGAACTGAATCTACTTTTCCCCACTTCTTCCTGTTCGGGATGTGTTGTGCTTCAGAAGCTAGTTGCCATCTGCCCCTTTATTCAGTTGAGCAGAAGGAATAAATTTAAACCTCACCTCTGTGTATTTCAAGAAATCTTATGTTGACGTCTTGGACACCTCAAGCCATGTGGGAGCAAGACAAGGAGATCGAACGcatatttatgcattttgaTGTCATGTGTGGGGAAAGCTATACACTGTGAAGTGAACTCCTGGAAAAATTACTATGAaaaattgtcgtggtttaaccccagccagcagctaagcaccacgcagccgctcgctcactccccccccacccctgggatgggggagagaatcaggaaaaaaacctcgtgagttgagataaagacagtttaataggacagaaaggaatgaaaaacaattataatgataataataatatgacaatagtcatactaaaagaattaaactgtacaaagcaagtggtgcacagtgcaattgctcactactcGTTGACCGATgtccagttagttcccgagccgcgatccgcccctcccagccaactcccccagtttatatactgggcatgatgtcatatggtatggaatatccctttggccagtttgggtcagctgtcctggctgtgtcccctcccagcttcttgtgcccctccagccttcttgctggctgggcaggagaagctgaaaaatccttgacttggtataaacactacttagcaacaactaaaaacatcagtgtgttatcaatcaacgttattttcctactaaatccaaaacacagcactataccagctactaggaagaaaattaactctgtcctagctgaaaccaggacgaAAATCAATATCCTGAGCAGCAAGGAGTTGGGCATGACTCAGCTGGGAGATGAACGGACATACATAACAGCCGTGAGCAGAGCTGACAGTAGATCGCGTTGAGTGCCAAATGTCGCCTCTGGAATGTATTTGTATGTGGAGATGAGTGCCAATCTGATACAGCCTTTCCtgtatccttttctttttcctggatGTGTCTTTAACTGGGTGTTGCCTAGCTGGCGTGTTTAATGCCTTATTAGATTTTATGCCTTGTCAGCACAGGATTAGCAACCAGAGTTTTGCAATGGCTGATGAGCAAGCGGTTGTGGAgttgctgtttctgaaaggcTGCATGTCTCAGAAAGACAGTATGGTGTTTAtgaagattttatatttttaataaaatatttaattatttaactttattttttaaagaagaaaatacttgatCAGTGTCCCATTTACAAGATGTTTTCATTTACGTTTCAGGaatcttttaaaagcatagaCAATGTGCATTTGGATCTTGATTTGAATCATTTGAGGTGCTCATCTTAAAAGTAACAGGTTTGTCCTTAGAAGTTCTTGTTGAGAAGAAACTGTGAAGATTTCCatagtaattttaatttgaaggcATCTTGTTATAGAGTTCTAACTCTGCTTATTCAGTGAAAATCTAGTAAATGCAGTACATAGTTGATGCCAGCCTTGATGCATTTTTCAGAGGTAGTGTTTCCTTGATTTGTGTAACCACAGCATGCTTTCACTGTACAAGGCGTAATCTTTCCTGATGCTCGTGATGAcactgcagtcttttttttttttggcttgtctTTGACACAAAGAATTTTTCAGGGAACTAGAAGAAAGATGGGAAGAGCAAGGCTCTGAAAACTACATTACATGAACCAGTAACATAAAACCCAATTCGTGGCTTGCTGGTCACTGTGACAAGAAACTAAAATTGTTAAGACTGAAGCCAACATGGAGTGCAAGGTATGATCCTACTCTCGTTATGTTGctcacaaacaacaaaacagagctAGTAATCTTCCGTAACCTTTTAGTATATTACTACCTCCCGGTAGACttcaattttaaacaaattctaTAGAGgcactttcatttaaaaggaagctaaaaagggaagaaatgtaatttcaatCCCACCCTCAATCTGAAGAATCCAAACCTGCATCTTCTGATTCCCAGCGAACAGCCTTTCTTAATTATTGGTTGAAGACTCATAcgccagaaagagaaaacaagaatttaCTGTTAAGGCTAGTGAGAGTCACTCAGGACTcttctctgtgtttcatttATTGACTAGTAAAGCTAAACTGCAAGAGCGTCTCGTGAGCACCTACATCCTTTACTGGATCCAGGCTACAGAGTACTTTCAGGGATCATAAGTTTAGCCTCTTCTgtgtttggtttctgttttaCATGATGAGGATTAATGGTGGTTACCTCCTGCAGAGAATACTTTGATCTATATCTAAAGCATGATCAGTGTTTACCGAGTACTGTTAGCTCTCTCTTTACTTTAACTTGCACTGAAACCGTGTGCATGGTGATATTACTGACTCTAAACTAACTCCTCTCTCAAAAGTCTTTTATcataaaacagttatttttctgagtGATCATTATTTTCGCATTAAAAGAACCTCGCATGGCAAAA from Gymnogyps californianus isolate 813 chromosome 10, ASM1813914v2, whole genome shotgun sequence carries:
- the GPR160 gene encoding probable G-protein coupled receptor 160, producing MAAILCENCSGQYHYTQVNQPLEISCMLLLIMLGKVFLDFFMLQVKQKNVKDSFMGYFCVSLALLDFTLLMSISFIFCFEDFALWGVRFTKYHICLFTQIVSLTYGILHYPVYLVAGLDYYMTVAQTSQFPKRGQRLLYVFAVVVIWISGFFCILKVPAVYEELEIQNRFSPYQCPLYASMQSYSVSCAMVLLIGTALLACRKEVITMLLSVRVVSFASQPVLMFSYASNNNGTCFKWQLLTRLLICFLGTWAPFVLLQIIILFLGARIPAYMEMNVPWLYFINSFLIAAAYWCRCHDVELTEEMWSTDPFVSWKFCFMPFNNENTEPADKLGTVIVIC